The Corticium candelabrum chromosome 18, ooCorCand1.1, whole genome shotgun sequence genome includes a region encoding these proteins:
- the LOC134193554 gene encoding N-glycosylase/DNA lyase-like, translated as MSWWQFPCRKTQLWLDVTLSCGQSFRWRQDAGSGEWRSCLPGSLCVWRLKQTVDAVLYKLESPSEKESILLEESARQTLFDYFNFDVDLESLYTEWQRADRNFAEQSARLKGVRMLRQDPTETLFSFICSSNNNIERISGMVEKLCVTYGEYILEFDGRQYYTFPVPHVLAAEGVEDKLRKLGFGYRAKYIHQTAKVLASKPDGWLDELRKAPYREAHAELLTLPGVGAKVADCICLMSLDKMDAIPVDTHMWQIAARDYKLKVTNKSLTTKVYNEIGDHFRKLFGQYAGWAHSVLFSADFKKFQSIQVERNKIESNVHVEDSPVHQEEVEANLVTSKSAAAKRKRII; from the exons ATGTCTTGGTGGCAATTTCCTTGCCGTAAAACTCAGCTCTGGCTGGATGTAACGCTTTCTTGTGGTCAATCATTTCGGTGGCGTCAAGATGCAGGTAGTGGTGAATGGAGAAGTTGCCTTCCAGGAAGTCTATGTGTGTGGAGGCTCAAACAAACTGTTGACGCTGTTTTATACAAACTGGAATCACCGAGTGAGAAAGAGAGTATTCTTTTAGAAGAGTCAGCTCGACAAACATTGTTtgattattttaattttgatGTGGATTTGGAGTCTCTCTACACGGAATGGCAACGAGCAGACAGGAATTTTGCGGAACAATCAGCAAG ATTGAAAGGAGTTAGAATGCTTCGTCAAGATCCTACCGAAACTCTTTTCTCATTTATTTGTTCATCTAATAACAATATTGAACGAATCAGTGGCATGGTGGAGAAACTGTGTGTAACATATGGAGAATACATTCTGGAGTTTGACGGAAGACAATATTATACCTTCCCTGTTCCACACGTCTTAGCAGCAGAGGGTGTTGAGGACAAACTTCGGAAGCTTGGGTTTGGCTACCGAGCAAAGTATATTCATCAGACAGCGAAAGTATTGGCATCCAAACCAGATGGGTGGTTAGATGAACTCAGAAAGGCACCTTACAGAGAGGCACATGCAGAGCTTTTAACTCTACCAGGTGTTGGAGCAAAGGTTGCTGACTGTATCTGCTTGATGTCACTTGACAAAATGGATGCCATTCCTGTGGATACCCACATGTGGCAGATTGCAGCCAGAGACTACAAACTGAAAGTGACAAACAAGTCACTTACCACAAAAGTGTACAACGAAATAG GAGATCATTTCCGGAAGCTCTTTGGCCAGTACGCTGGCTGGGCTCATTCT GTACTGTTCAGTGCTGACTTCAAGAAATTTCAATCCATCCAAGTGGAAAGAAACAAAATTGAG AGTAATGTCCATGTAGAGGACAGTCCTGTGCATCAAGAAGAGGTTGAAGCTAATTTAGTCACAAGCAAATCGGCAGCTGCCAAAAGAAAAAGAATCATCTAG
- the LOC134193553 gene encoding 1-phosphatidylinositol 4,5-bisphosphate phosphodiesterase eta-2-like isoform X2 — MRDGTEMQKLRSGKKSSYKRTFFLDLEANRIRWEPSSKSIDKSRILIESISEVREGHQSDVFRQRRGLYNQECCLSIIYGSDFKQVDLVAPTELTASQWIVGLRSLIKKATGGDQLHKRQNARDHWLRETFEAADKNGDGTLSLEEILRLMNKLNVGLATSQVRRLFSVSDTDSEGDSANALDFEEFQKFYKTVSTRSELYYLMMRYSTSDEEHLTIDDLKTFLETEQMMCVGRSECQEIIKKYEPTSEGQAEGWLGIDGFTQYLVGPEGDIFDPKFETVHQDMDQPLSHYFINSSHNTYLTGDQLKSNSSVDIYIKALKLGCRCVEVDCWDGRDGEPVVYHGYTLTSKVKFYDVVVVINRYAFVTSPYPVILSIENHCSVAQQLKMAQYMQQVFQDKLLMRKIDIEMSHLPSPEQLKGKILIKNQKLEDEDVDEGWVTDEDEADEIDEEHKKPCQSSERAWSDPPAGVVPIQESASVKLSSAASDSNLLSNNKKPPVRQTSFVSATMPKLRQNQQSKTSSSTHKRNHSLPHVGTVEPSEKIKMDSRHRSRSLRPEDELQDVIDLQPKKKMKLARALSQLVVYTKSVRFRGFCDTQVNVKWWEMSSFSETKAHKCIISHRASRFVRHNHKQLSRVYPAAYRVDSSNFNPQEMWNCGCQLVALNYQKEGKMVQLNRARFRMNGNCGYVLKPAALRDEKLILNPLAKGPLQNVKPMVLTLKIISGQQLPKPKGVEKGEIIDPYVKVEIAGLPADCSECRTKVVDDNGFNPTWNQTFSFNIIMSEMALIRFVVMDKDVVSDDYIGQATFPINSLQEGYRHIHLEGEGIEMSTLFVHVIKHWSAQGFEHERHSFFQRIVRKIRKSRSPGSGEVATKVNDVLLLRRRNIGSKWLHQSSPAKPTIVVASAARDGTEAIEEADDVNKITESHENEADDALLQLKENGHFQPLLHELVQDSIDSVFTSGASSGTDREVSPSSVDVEVHFSDEGKGDSAASLSPNSIEMKADW, encoded by the exons ATGAGAGATGGCACTGAAATGCAGAAACTTCGGTCAGGAAAGAAAAGCTCATACAAACGGACATTTTTTCTTGATCTGGAAGCAAACAGAATTCGATGGGAGCCTTCGTCCAAGTCAATCGACAAATCAAGAA TATTGATAGAGTCTATTAGTGAGGTCAGAGAAGGTCATCAAAGCGACGTTTTTCGTCAGAGACGAGGCCTTTACAACCAAGAGTGCTGCTTGTCGATTATCTATGGAAGCGACTTTAAGCAGGTTGATTTGGTGGCTCCAACAGAACTTACCGCATCTCAATGGATTGTGGGCTTACGGAGTCTCATAAAGAAGGCGACTG GTGGGGATCAGTTGCACAAACGGCAAAATGCTCGTGACC ACTGGTTGAGGGAGACATTTGAAGCTGCTGATAAAAATGGTGATGGTACACTTAGCTTAGAAGAGATTTTGCGACTTATGAACAAACTGAATGTTGGTCTTGCTACATCTCAAGTGCGACGTTTGTTTTCG GTCAGTGACACAGACTCTGAAGGTGATAGTGCTAACGCACTTGATTTTgaagaatttcaaaaattctaCAAAACTGTTTCAACAAGAAGTGAACTCTACTACCTCATGATGCG GTATTCAACATCTGATGAAGAGCATTTGACAATAGATGATCTTAAGACTTTTCTTGAAACTGAACAAATG ATGTGTGTTGGTAGGAGTGAGTGCCAAGAAATCATTAAGAAGTACGAGCCAACAAGTGAAGGCCAGGCAGAAGGGTGGCTTGGAATAGATG GTTTTACTCAATACTTGGTCGGACCTGAAGGAGATATATTTGATCCTAAATTTGAGACTGTTCATCAGGACATGGATCAACCATTGTCTCACTATTTCATCAACTCATCACACAACAC ATATTTGACTGGCGATCAGCTGAAGTCTAACTCAAGCGTTGACATTTACATCAAAGCACTCAAGTTGGGGTGCAGATGTGTAGAAG ttgaTTGCTGGGATGGACGTGATGGAGAGCCAGTTGTGTATCATGGCTACACGTTGACATCAAAAGTGAAATTTTATGACGTAGTAGTTGTAATCAATCGCTATGCTTTTGTGACCAGTCC ATACCCTGTCATACTGTCAATTGAGAACCATTGCTCTGTGGCTCAGCAGTTGAAGATGGCCCAATACATGCAACAAGTTTTTCAAG ATAAATTGCTCATGAGAAAGATTGACATAGAAATGAGCCATCTTCCATCACCAGAACAATTGAAAGGGAAGATCTTGATTAAG AACCAGAAATTAGAAGATGAAGATGTTGATGAGGGCTGGgtaacagatgaagatgaggCAGATGAAATTGATGAAGAACACAAAAAG CCTTGTCAGTCAAGTGAACGTGCATGGAGCGACCCTCCTGCAGGAGTTGTGCCTATTCAAGAATCGGCATCAGTCAAGCTGAGCAGTGCTGCCAGTGATTCCAACTTGCTTTCTAATAATAAGAAGCCTCCTGTAAGGCAAACCAGTTTTGTATCAGCTACAATGCCAAAGCTCAGACAAAATCAG CAGTCTAAAACATCTTCTTCAACTCATAAAAGGAATCACAGTCTTCCTCATGTAGGAACAGTTGAGCCTTCTGAAAAGATTAAGATGGATTCAAGACATCGCTCACGCAGCTTAAGACCG GAAGATGAATTGCAAGATGTTATTGATCTTCAGCCAAAGAAGAAGATGAAATTGGCACGTGCTCTTTCTCAGCTTGTTGTCTACACCAAATCTGTTCGATTTCGTGGATTTTGTGACACTCAAGTCAACGTAAAATGGTGGGAAATGTCATCATTTAGTGAAACTAAGGCTCACAAATGCATCATTTCACATCGAGCATCACGCTTTGTACGACACAATCACAAACAGTTGAGTCGAGTATATCCAGCTGCATATCGTGTTGATTCAAGCAACTTTAATCCACAAGAAATGTGGAATTGTGGCTGCCAACTGG TGGCTTTGAACTACCAGAAAGAAGGGAAAATGGTGCAGTTGAATAGAGCACGATTTCGCATGAATGGCAACTGTGGCTACGTTCTAAAACCAGCTGCCCTGAGAGATG AGAAATTAATCTTGAACCCACTTGCAAAGGGTCCTTTGCAGAATGTTAAACCAATGGTACTGACGCTCAAG ATTATATCAGGACAACAGCTCCCAAAGCCTAAAGGTGTTGAGAAGGGAGAG ATCATTGACCCGTACGTCAAGGTTGAGATTGCTGGCCTACCAGCCGACTGTTCTGAGTGTCGCACAAAAGTTGTTGATGATAACG GTTTTAACCCAACCTGGAACCAGACTTTCTCCTTCAACATTATCATGTCAGAAATGGCACTAATAAGGTTTGTTGTAATGGACAAAGACGTGGTTTCCGATGACTACATTGGTCAAGCAACTTTCCCAATCAATAGCCTTCAAGAAG GCTATCGGCACATTCACTTAGAAGGAGAGGGAATTGAGATGTCAACCTTGTTTGTGCACGTCATAAAGCATTGGTCGGCTCAAGGATTTGAG CACGAGAGGCACTCTTTCTTCCAAAGAATCGTACGCAAGATCAGGAAAAGTAGA TCACCCGGGTCAGGTGAAGTAGCAACGAAAGTAAATGATGTTTTATTGCTTCGGCGTCGTAATATCGGCAGCAAATGGCTTCATCAAAGTTCACCAGCAAAACCAACCATTGTAGTGGCTTCAGCGGCAAGAGATGGCACTGAAGCTATCGAAGAAGCTGATGATGTAAACAAAATTACAGAATCACATGAAAATGAGGCAGATGATGCACTCTTGCAATTGAAAGAGAACGGTCACTTTCAGCCGTTGCTGCATGAGCTGGTTCAGGACAGCATCGATTCTGTGTTTACCAGTGGCGCGTCTAGTGGTACAGACCGTGAAGTCAGTCCTTCATCTGTTGACGTTGAGGTGCACTTTTCAGATGAAGGTAAAGGTGACTCGGCAGCGTCATTGTCCCCCAACTCGATAGAAATGAAAGCAGATTGGTAA
- the LOC134193889 gene encoding uncharacterized protein LOC134193889 — translation MQASWMRLCYVCQVLKLGLALAVVVTVHTGSCTKSVLKRSSAIPSATWSEWTISSTCTASCGRGYLMRKRLCKEHLSRSGESLCVGSDQEISRVPCNVQPCPGAAAGHLTISLQPSVMSVWQSYPATFHCAATSEETTTMLEFSINGKDINTMSNVSITCWTSTNCSLLIHRVTAGKDNGTISCCMNSRVGKTCKTAQLIIQAGRFSVSVSSEILVGSRVYPLITKIPSNSPVKTVVVELTIRNMKVMQLNGSVPAQGKYEWNVKQLPEGAQFDVLYRLRVWDKQTKVEAFSNTFKFKRNKIHITAPLDDKGQLIAPPKVHMGVTSWYSYNYSKENVFMQKLTVSLVTLNGTIASNIGTFAVHQQYLPLVASWVPGIPKKLLSDVYRLYAKDDGQTGAEGLSEPFRIASGSLYIVVPSHVTFGTVVSVFGKVEPRELSEKIYYHIVEPDDCNSEVVDVTNEIQNWPHATWKLSLSALHHVKVGQQYRLRATSLCPSYLYTCSANTVVFDAGTLSVSVGKGGDVVYLDESYPITFHVPHNLVLVKRVSVKIYCHTMYGVSETWTIASGVPKEMRTIWWHVGHEGVDRPWHSVSVNRVCYVSVYDTDGIAAAGTSQNVTVVKSCVVVKPNIRTGLPMEIGVQFRANQDLSGVSAQLVDQSNTSNILHDYPSSEITIGSNMMTMQNARVPAVNGKPVTGPYLMRVFHPKDEITAFSDSFTFYGWPIQVKIYGKQGDAHTSLLLMLEVVQITFSVPEQFVNLVGSIEYNVYLRNATNDFTIFSTKAEFASGKYFTGRNFTVMWTVGETADGGEISLGQYVVVVKDAIHNGGSFLAEGHSQELNIDTPVQVRPVAGESVWQQQTMKYERSNEKQPVLHNSQGSSNDKLSGGVTAGIVVVVILVVTVCILLVIVAVKSHYDSTSTRTPILSTRKERSRLFYGYQTLGEIPQEKN, via the exons ATGCAAGCGTCGTGGATGCGTCTTTGTTACGTTTGTCAAGTATTGAAGTTAGGTCTAGCGCTGGCTGTCGTTGTAACGGTGCACACTGGCAGTTGTACAAAATCTGTATTGAAACGCAGTAGCG CAATTCCTTCCGCTACATGGAGTGAATGGACAATCAGTTCCACTTGTACTGCAAGCTGTGGAAGAGGTTATCTCATGCGCAAGCGACTGTGCAAGGAGCACTTATCACGCTCGGGTGAAAGTCTATGCGTGGGTTCTGACCAAGAAATATCTAGAGTTCCGTGCAATGTGCAACCCTGTCCAGGCGCTG CTGCAGGTCATTTGACTATCAGTCTGCAGCCTAGTGTTATGTCTGTGTGGCAAAGCTATCCTGCAACATTTCACTGTGCTGCTACCTCGGAAGAAACGACTACTATGCTTGAGTTCTCTATCAACGGAAAAGATATAAACACAATGTCCAACGTCAGCATCACCTGTTGGACATCAACCAACTGCTCACTGTTAATTCACAGAGTTACTGCTGGCAAGGACAATGGCACAATCAGCTGCTGCATGAACAGCCGAGTTGGCAAAACTTGTAAAACTGCACAGTTGATCATTCAAG ctgGAAGATTTTCAGTCAGTGTAAGCAGTGAGATTCTAGTAGGATCTCGTGTCTATCCACTAATAACCAAGATTCCTTCCAACAGTCCTGTGAAAACTGTTGTTGTAGAGCTGACTATTAGAAACATGAAAGTAATGCAACTAA ATGGATCTGTTCCTGCACAAGGCAAATATGAATGGAATGTCAAGCAACTACCTGAAGGTGCTCAATTTGATGTGCTCTATCGACTGAGAGTTTgggacaagcagacaaaagtGGAGGCCTTTTCGAATACATTCAAATTTAAAC GTAATAAAATTCATATTACTGCACCACTTGATGACAAAGGCCAACTTATTGCACCACCAAAGGTGCACATGGGGGTAACATCTTGGTATTCATATAACTACTCAAAAGAAAATGTGTTTATGCAGAAG CTGACAGTGTCACTGGTCACACTGAATGGCACAATTGCAAGCAACATTGGAACATTTGCTGTGCATCAGCAGT ATTTGCCTTTAGTGGCAAGCTGGGTTCCTGGAATACCAAAAAAATTACTGTCTGATGTATATCGTCTTTATGCTAAAGATGATGGGCAGACAGGTGCTGAAGGATTGAGTGAACCTTTCAGAATTGCAA GTGGATCTCTGTATATTGTTGTGCCTAGTCACGTCACATTTGGGACAGTTGTTAGTGTATTTGGAAAAGTTGAGCCCAGAGAGCTTTCTGAAAAGATTTACTATCACATTGTTGAGCCAGATGACTGTAACTCTGAAGTAGTGGATGTAACAA ATGAAATACAAAACTGGCCACATGCCACATGGAAACTTTCTCTGTCTGCACTTCATCATGTGAAAGTTGGACAGCAATATCGTCTTAGAGCCACTTCATTGTGTCCATCGTATTTATACACATGTTCTGCAAACACAGTTGTCTTTGATG CTGGGACACTGTCAGTTTCAGTTGGCAAGGGAGGAGATGTGGTCTACTTGGATGAGTCATATCCCATTACATTTCAC GTGCCCCACAATTTGGTGTTGGTGAAACGAGTATCAGTCAAAATTTACTGTCATACCATGTACGGTGTCTCTGAAACATGGACGATAGCTTCTGGTGTTCCTAAAGAAATGAGAACTA TTTGGTGGCATGTTGGTCATGAAGGAGTCGACAGACCTTGGCATTCTGTATCTGTTAATCGCGTTTGTTATGTTTCTGTGTATGATACAGATGGCATTGCAGCTGCAGGCACCTCTCAAAATGTTACAG TGGTCAAGAGTTGTGTTGTCGTGAAGCCCAACATTAGGACTGGTTTACCAATGGAAATTGGTGTTCAATTTCGAGCCAACCAGGACTTGTCTGGAGTGTCTGCTCAGCTAGTTGATCAGTCAAACACATCAAATATTCTGCATGACTATCCATCTTCAG AAATTACGATTGGAAGCAACATGATGACAATGCAGAATGCACGAGTGCCTGCTGTGAATGGTAAACCAGTAACTGGTCCATATCTGATGCGAGTGTTCCATCCAAAAGATGAAATAACTGCTTTTTCAGATTCATTTACGTTTTATG GATGGCCAATACAAGTGAAAATTTATGGCAAACAAGGAGATGCACATACCAGTTTGTTACTGATGTTGGAGGTTGTTCAAATCACATTCAGTGTTCCTGAGCAATTTGTCAATCTAGTTGGCTCTATTGA ATATAATGTGTACTTGAGAAATGCTACCAATGACTTCACTATTTTCTCTACCAAGGCTGAGTTTGCCTCAGGCAAATATTTCACTGGTAGAAACTTTACTGTCATGTGGACCGTTGGAGAGACTGCTGATGGCGGTGAGATATCTTTGGGCCAATATGTAGTGGTTGTGAAGGATGCTATACACAATGGAGGTTCATTTCTAGCTGAAGGGCATAGTCAAG AATTAAATATTGATACTCCTGTACAAGTTAGGCCAGTTGCTGGTGAGTCAGTATGGcagcaacaaacaatgaaatatGAAAGATCCAATGAAAAGCAACCCGTGTTGCATAATTCACAA GGTTCTAGCAATGATAAGTTGAGTGGAGGAGTTACAGCAGGCATCGTCGTTGTTGTCATTCTTGTTGtgactgtttgtattttgctGGTGATCGTTGCAGTGAAATCTCACTATGACAGCACCTCAACGAGGACGCCAATCCTTAGCACTAGGAAAGAACGTAGCCGTTTGTTTTATGGATATCAAACATTAGGAGAAATACCACAAgaaaaaaactaa
- the LOC134193553 gene encoding 1-phosphatidylinositol 4,5-bisphosphate phosphodiesterase eta-2-like isoform X1 yields the protein MEGVVKRLASAKKGKKFSFSNVEECLALMRDGTEMQKLRSGKKSSYKRTFFLDLEANRIRWEPSSKSIDKSRILIESISEVREGHQSDVFRQRRGLYNQECCLSIIYGSDFKQVDLVAPTELTASQWIVGLRSLIKKATGGDQLHKRQNARDHWLRETFEAADKNGDGTLSLEEILRLMNKLNVGLATSQVRRLFSVSDTDSEGDSANALDFEEFQKFYKTVSTRSELYYLMMRYSTSDEEHLTIDDLKTFLETEQMMCVGRSECQEIIKKYEPTSEGQAEGWLGIDGFTQYLVGPEGDIFDPKFETVHQDMDQPLSHYFINSSHNTYLTGDQLKSNSSVDIYIKALKLGCRCVEVDCWDGRDGEPVVYHGYTLTSKVKFYDVVVVINRYAFVTSPYPVILSIENHCSVAQQLKMAQYMQQVFQDKLLMRKIDIEMSHLPSPEQLKGKILIKNQKLEDEDVDEGWVTDEDEADEIDEEHKKPCQSSERAWSDPPAGVVPIQESASVKLSSAASDSNLLSNNKKPPVRQTSFVSATMPKLRQNQQSKTSSSTHKRNHSLPHVGTVEPSEKIKMDSRHRSRSLRPEDELQDVIDLQPKKKMKLARALSQLVVYTKSVRFRGFCDTQVNVKWWEMSSFSETKAHKCIISHRASRFVRHNHKQLSRVYPAAYRVDSSNFNPQEMWNCGCQLVALNYQKEGKMVQLNRARFRMNGNCGYVLKPAALRDEKLILNPLAKGPLQNVKPMVLTLKIISGQQLPKPKGVEKGEIIDPYVKVEIAGLPADCSECRTKVVDDNGFNPTWNQTFSFNIIMSEMALIRFVVMDKDVVSDDYIGQATFPINSLQEGYRHIHLEGEGIEMSTLFVHVIKHWSAQGFEHERHSFFQRIVRKIRKSRSPGSGEVATKVNDVLLLRRRNIGSKWLHQSSPAKPTIVVASAARDGTEAIEEADDVNKITESHENEADDALLQLKENGHFQPLLHELVQDSIDSVFTSGASSGTDREVSPSSVDVEVHFSDEGKGDSAASLSPNSIEMKADW from the exons ATGGAAGGCGTAGTGAAACGACTGGCATCTGCAAAGAAGGGGAAGAAATTTTCATTTTCCAACG TTGAGGAGTGCTTGGCACTTATGAGAGATGGCACTGAAATGCAGAAACTTCGGTCAGGAAAGAAAAGCTCATACAAACGGACATTTTTTCTTGATCTGGAAGCAAACAGAATTCGATGGGAGCCTTCGTCCAAGTCAATCGACAAATCAAGAA TATTGATAGAGTCTATTAGTGAGGTCAGAGAAGGTCATCAAAGCGACGTTTTTCGTCAGAGACGAGGCCTTTACAACCAAGAGTGCTGCTTGTCGATTATCTATGGAAGCGACTTTAAGCAGGTTGATTTGGTGGCTCCAACAGAACTTACCGCATCTCAATGGATTGTGGGCTTACGGAGTCTCATAAAGAAGGCGACTG GTGGGGATCAGTTGCACAAACGGCAAAATGCTCGTGACC ACTGGTTGAGGGAGACATTTGAAGCTGCTGATAAAAATGGTGATGGTACACTTAGCTTAGAAGAGATTTTGCGACTTATGAACAAACTGAATGTTGGTCTTGCTACATCTCAAGTGCGACGTTTGTTTTCG GTCAGTGACACAGACTCTGAAGGTGATAGTGCTAACGCACTTGATTTTgaagaatttcaaaaattctaCAAAACTGTTTCAACAAGAAGTGAACTCTACTACCTCATGATGCG GTATTCAACATCTGATGAAGAGCATTTGACAATAGATGATCTTAAGACTTTTCTTGAAACTGAACAAATG ATGTGTGTTGGTAGGAGTGAGTGCCAAGAAATCATTAAGAAGTACGAGCCAACAAGTGAAGGCCAGGCAGAAGGGTGGCTTGGAATAGATG GTTTTACTCAATACTTGGTCGGACCTGAAGGAGATATATTTGATCCTAAATTTGAGACTGTTCATCAGGACATGGATCAACCATTGTCTCACTATTTCATCAACTCATCACACAACAC ATATTTGACTGGCGATCAGCTGAAGTCTAACTCAAGCGTTGACATTTACATCAAAGCACTCAAGTTGGGGTGCAGATGTGTAGAAG ttgaTTGCTGGGATGGACGTGATGGAGAGCCAGTTGTGTATCATGGCTACACGTTGACATCAAAAGTGAAATTTTATGACGTAGTAGTTGTAATCAATCGCTATGCTTTTGTGACCAGTCC ATACCCTGTCATACTGTCAATTGAGAACCATTGCTCTGTGGCTCAGCAGTTGAAGATGGCCCAATACATGCAACAAGTTTTTCAAG ATAAATTGCTCATGAGAAAGATTGACATAGAAATGAGCCATCTTCCATCACCAGAACAATTGAAAGGGAAGATCTTGATTAAG AACCAGAAATTAGAAGATGAAGATGTTGATGAGGGCTGGgtaacagatgaagatgaggCAGATGAAATTGATGAAGAACACAAAAAG CCTTGTCAGTCAAGTGAACGTGCATGGAGCGACCCTCCTGCAGGAGTTGTGCCTATTCAAGAATCGGCATCAGTCAAGCTGAGCAGTGCTGCCAGTGATTCCAACTTGCTTTCTAATAATAAGAAGCCTCCTGTAAGGCAAACCAGTTTTGTATCAGCTACAATGCCAAAGCTCAGACAAAATCAG CAGTCTAAAACATCTTCTTCAACTCATAAAAGGAATCACAGTCTTCCTCATGTAGGAACAGTTGAGCCTTCTGAAAAGATTAAGATGGATTCAAGACATCGCTCACGCAGCTTAAGACCG GAAGATGAATTGCAAGATGTTATTGATCTTCAGCCAAAGAAGAAGATGAAATTGGCACGTGCTCTTTCTCAGCTTGTTGTCTACACCAAATCTGTTCGATTTCGTGGATTTTGTGACACTCAAGTCAACGTAAAATGGTGGGAAATGTCATCATTTAGTGAAACTAAGGCTCACAAATGCATCATTTCACATCGAGCATCACGCTTTGTACGACACAATCACAAACAGTTGAGTCGAGTATATCCAGCTGCATATCGTGTTGATTCAAGCAACTTTAATCCACAAGAAATGTGGAATTGTGGCTGCCAACTGG TGGCTTTGAACTACCAGAAAGAAGGGAAAATGGTGCAGTTGAATAGAGCACGATTTCGCATGAATGGCAACTGTGGCTACGTTCTAAAACCAGCTGCCCTGAGAGATG AGAAATTAATCTTGAACCCACTTGCAAAGGGTCCTTTGCAGAATGTTAAACCAATGGTACTGACGCTCAAG ATTATATCAGGACAACAGCTCCCAAAGCCTAAAGGTGTTGAGAAGGGAGAG ATCATTGACCCGTACGTCAAGGTTGAGATTGCTGGCCTACCAGCCGACTGTTCTGAGTGTCGCACAAAAGTTGTTGATGATAACG GTTTTAACCCAACCTGGAACCAGACTTTCTCCTTCAACATTATCATGTCAGAAATGGCACTAATAAGGTTTGTTGTAATGGACAAAGACGTGGTTTCCGATGACTACATTGGTCAAGCAACTTTCCCAATCAATAGCCTTCAAGAAG GCTATCGGCACATTCACTTAGAAGGAGAGGGAATTGAGATGTCAACCTTGTTTGTGCACGTCATAAAGCATTGGTCGGCTCAAGGATTTGAG CACGAGAGGCACTCTTTCTTCCAAAGAATCGTACGCAAGATCAGGAAAAGTAGA TCACCCGGGTCAGGTGAAGTAGCAACGAAAGTAAATGATGTTTTATTGCTTCGGCGTCGTAATATCGGCAGCAAATGGCTTCATCAAAGTTCACCAGCAAAACCAACCATTGTAGTGGCTTCAGCGGCAAGAGATGGCACTGAAGCTATCGAAGAAGCTGATGATGTAAACAAAATTACAGAATCACATGAAAATGAGGCAGATGATGCACTCTTGCAATTGAAAGAGAACGGTCACTTTCAGCCGTTGCTGCATGAGCTGGTTCAGGACAGCATCGATTCTGTGTTTACCAGTGGCGCGTCTAGTGGTACAGACCGTGAAGTCAGTCCTTCATCTGTTGACGTTGAGGTGCACTTTTCAGATGAAGGTAAAGGTGACTCGGCAGCGTCATTGTCCCCCAACTCGATAGAAATGAAAGCAGATTGGTAA
- the LOC134193555 gene encoding D-beta-hydroxybutyrate dehydrogenase-like — MAHKAALVTGSTSGIGLGIAKVLARNGYAIFLNGYGDKKTIEKLKTEIQSNSCAQVEHLEANLADLAEIESMFTSVQEKYPSGIDILVNNAGVQHVDTIETFPTSKWDHIIAVNLSASFHTIRLALTKMRAKGWGRIINISSAHGLVASPYKSAYVASKHGIIGLTKSVALETVNSGITCNAVCPGWVLTPLVEKQIQTIAQANNTSLEAARVTLISEKQPQLEMVTGEQIGDLVAFLCSESARNITGASLSIDGGWTVR; from the exons ATGGCTCACAAAGCTGCTCTGGTTACAGGCTCTACGAGTGGAATTGGTCTTGGAATTGCAAAGGTACTGGCGAGAAATGGATATGCTATATTTCTCAATGGTTATGGAGACAAGAAAACGATTGAGAAGCTCAAAACAGAAATTCAGTCAAATTCTTGTGCACAAGTTGAACATTTAGAGGCCAATCTTGCTGACCTAGCAGAAATAGAGTCCATGTTTACTTCTGTGCAAGAGAAGTACCCGAGCGGAATCGACATATTGGTCAACAATGCAG GTGTGCAGCATGTGGATACAATAGAGACATTCCCAACAAGTAAGTGGGACCATATAATTGCAGTGAATTTATCAGCATCATTCCATACTATTCGACTAGCTTTGACCAAAATGCGAGCCAAAG GTTGGGGTAGAATAATAAATATCTCAAGTGCACATGGCTTGGTAGCCTCGCCATATAAATCTGCGTATGTAGCTAGTAAACATGGCATCATAGGACTGACAAAA AGTGTAGCATTAGAAACCGTCAACTCTGGGATCACATGCAATGCTGTTTGTCCAGGCTGGGTTTTGACTCCAC TTGTTGAGAAACAAATTCAGACAATTGCTcaagcaaacaacacatcTCTGGAGGCAGCTAGA GTGACACTCATATCTGAAAAGCAACCACAACTAGAAATGGTAACAGGAGAGCAg ATTGGTGATCTCGTGGCATTTCTGTGCTCAGAATCTGCAAGGAATATTACCGGGGCATCTCTCAGTATAGATGGGGGATGGACAGTGAGATAA